Proteins encoded together in one Musa acuminata AAA Group cultivar baxijiao chromosome BXJ3-6, Cavendish_Baxijiao_AAA, whole genome shotgun sequence window:
- the LOC135641487 gene encoding phospholipase A(1) DAD1, chloroplastic-like, producing the protein MRLAFGISRSSFPTREPRRSTDFFASTSTAFPSGRPTTVKIGKRWREYQGANNWDGLLDPLDDALRSEILRYGEFARAAYTCFDFDPSSPTYGTCRFPKRSLLRRSGIPDTGYCISRNLTATSGARLPGWAEPGAPAWLSRGTSWIGYVAVCQDEDEIERLGRRDIVISFRGTATLLEWMENLRATLTHLPSVVVPAALGSDAAEPMVERGFWSLFTSSSSTRRSLRDQVRQEIRRLINKYDARGKPLSLTVTGHSLGAALAVLTAHDITTAFQDVPMVTVVSFGGPRVGNASFRRRLEERGTKVLRIVNTQDIITKVPGFVVEEDRRVAADDDNGWLPSWLLSKSGWVYADIGRELRLNGRRTANVVACHDLGVYLNLVNQLSANCPLRSLAMRAATSQNQGPILG; encoded by the coding sequence ATGAGGCTCGCATTTGGTATCTCTCGGTCGTCCTTTCCGACGAGGGAGCCGCGGCGCTCCACCGATTTCTTCGCTTCCACCTCTACGGCTTTCCCATCGGGCCGCCCGACCACCGTGAAGATCGGAAAACGGTGGAGGGAGTACCAGGGCGCCAACAACTGGGACGGCCTGCTCGACCCGCTCGACGACGCACTCCGTTCCGAGATCCTCCGGTATGGCGAGTTCGCTCGGGCCGCTTACACCTGCTTCGACTTCGACCCGTCATCCCCCACCTACGGCACCTGCCGCTTCCCCAAGCGGTCCCTCCTTCGCCGCTCCGGCATCCCCGACACCGGCTACTGCATCAGCCGGAACCTCACTGCGACCTCAGGCGCGCGCCTTCCCGGATGGGCAGAACCCGGCGCCCCCGCCTGGCTCTCCCGCGGCACCAGCTGGATCGGGTACGTCGCCGTGTGCCAGGACGAAGACGAGATCGAGCGGCTGGGCCGGCGGGACATCGTCATCTCGTTCCGCGGCACCGCCACCCTCCTCGAGTGGATGGAGAACCTCCGGGCTACGCTCACGCATCTCCCCTCCGTCGTCGTGCCAGCCGCATTGGGCTCCGACGCGGCTGAGCCCATGGTCGAGCGTGGCTTCTGGAGTCTCTTCACCTCTTCCAGTTCAACCCGGCGCAGCCTCCGTGACCAAGTGCGCCAGGAGATAAGAAGGCTCATCAACAAGTACGACGCCCGTGGGAAGCCTCTCAGCCTTACGGTGACAGGCCACAGCCTCGGGGCCGCCCTCGCCGTCCTCACTGCACACGACATCACCACGGCGTTCCAAGACGTACCGATGGTCACGGTCGTGTCGTTCGGCGGCCCTCGCGTCGGCAACGCTAGCTTCCGCCGTCGCCTGGAGGAGCGGGGAACCAAGGTGCTCCGGATAGTTAACACTCAGGACATCATAACCAAGGTTCCCGGCTTCGTGGTCGAGGAGGACCGCAGAGTGGCCGCGGACGACGACAACGGCTGGCTACCGAGCTGGCTTCTGTCGAAGTCCGGGTGGGTGTACGCCGACATCGGCAGAGAGCTTCGGCTCAACGGGCGGCGCACGGCCAATGTGGTGGCCTGCCATGACCTTGGCGTCTACCTCAACCTAGTGAACCAGCTAAGCGCCAATTGCCCCTTGAGATCGTTAGCCATGCGAGCAGCAACCAGTCAAAACCAGGGACCGATTCTTGGATAA